A stretch of Vespula vulgaris chromosome 5, iyVesVulg1.1, whole genome shotgun sequence DNA encodes these proteins:
- the LOC127064171 gene encoding mediator of RNA polymerase II transcription subunit 22, whose product MAAQRALPQSKEALLKSYTTRLKDDVKSMLENFEEIVKLAKGENDSQLSRMAQCEQDTFEMHVRAANIVRAGESLMKLVSDIKQYLILNDFPSVNDAIAHNSKLFRTKQAECDQKLASLRDDMAADLYDLEEEYYTSIYK is encoded by the exons ATGGCAGCACAACGTGCATTACCACAGAGCAAAGAAGCCTTGTTGAAATCGTATACAACGCGATTGAAGGATGATGTTAAATCGatgttagaaaatttcgaag AAATCGTCAAGCTTGCCAAAGGTGAAAATGACTCGCAACTATCACGGATGGCACAATGCGAGCAGGACACGTTTGAAATGCATGTCAGAGCAGCTAATATCGTTAGAGCTGGTGAATCTCTGATGAAGTTGGTTTCAGATATAAAACAGTATCTGATCCTTAATGATTTTCCATCTGTTAATGACGCTATAGCTCATAATAGTAAATTATTCAGAACGAAGCAAGCCGAATGTGATCAGAAACTAGCATCTTTAAGAGACGATATGGCAGCTGATTTGTATGACctagaagaagaatattatacttcgatatataaataa
- the LOC127064168 gene encoding gamma-aminobutyric acid type B receptor subunit 1 isoform X1: protein MLILMITILTVARTIIASLPPSDENDNVLHIGGIFPINGEGGWQGGQACMPAVNLALDDVNREKNLLPGFILKLHSNDSECEPGLGASVMYNLLYYKPHKLMLLAGCSTVCTTVAEAAKMWNLVVLCYGASSPALSDRNRFPTLFRTHPSATVHNPTRIKLLQKFGWSRVAILQQAEEVFISTVEDLEARCKEAGIEIVTRQSFLSDPSDAVRNLRRQDARIIVGLFYVVAARRVLCELYRHNLYGKSYVWFFIGWYEDNWFEVNLDKENIVCTKEQMRQAAEGHLTTEALMWNQNNDTTISGMTSEDFRQRLNKMLKDDGYEIDNNRYPEGYQEAPLAYDAVWSVALAFNKTMEKLSKLGKSLKNFTYTDKEIADEIYSAINSTQFLGVSGYVAFSSQGDRIALTQIEQVIDGKYVKLGYYDTQSDNLTWRNMERWIGGKVPQDRTIVRTVLRTVSLPLFICMGTISSVGIVIAIVLIIFNVWNRHRRVIMSSHPVCNTIMLAGVIACFISVFLLGIDGRFVSPGEYPGVCQARAWMLSTGFTLAFGAMFSKVWRVHRLTTKTKADQAKLFMAKQKVSSIQKKIQPWKLYTMVSGLLAIDIVLLSTWQGFHPLQRQIEVFPLESPPTGDDDARIRPELEHCESEHNSIWLGMIYGYKGVILVFGLFLAYETRSIKVKQINDSRYVGMSIYNVVVLCLITAPVTMVIASQQDASFAFVALAIIFCCFLSMALIFVPKVIEVIRHPRDKAESKYNPDVGLSKEDEEKYQKLLSENDELQKLIAEKEEKIKLLKQKLAERDALKGGGGNIGKDSLIVADFVTGEGTSDSAIGGGISVNTRSSRASASDFELSESYL, encoded by the exons ATGTTGATCCTAATGATCACCATTTTAACAGTAGCTCGTACGATCATCGCTTCGTTACCACCTTCTGATGAGAACGACAATGTCCTTCATATCGGTGGTATTTTCCCGATAAATGGAGAGGGTGGCTGGCAGGGTGGTCAG GCATGTATGCCAGCCGTGAATTTGGCATTAGATGACGTTAATCGTGAAAAGAATTTGTTGCCTGGTTTCATTCTGAAATTACACTCAAATGACAGCGAG TGCGAACCTGGCCTTGGTGCCTCGGTAATGTACAATTTGCTCTACTACAAGCCGCATAAACTGATGCTCTTGGCCGGATGTAGCACGGTTTGTACCACTGTTGCTGAAGCAGCAAAAATGTGGAACTTGGTTGTC CTATGTTATGGTGCCTCGTCGCCAGCTTTATCAGACAGGAATCGATTCCCGACTTTATTCAGGACACATCCATCCGCCACCGTGCATAACCCCACGAGAATCAAACTCCTACAAAAATTCGGCTGGTCGCGTGTTGCCATATTGCAGCAAGCCGAGGAAGTGTTCATTTCT ACAGTAGAAGATCTAGAAGCACGCTGTAAAGAAGCAGGAATAGAAATAGTCACACGTCAGAGCTTCCTCTCTGATCCTTCGGACGCTGTGAGGAATCTACGTAGACAAGATGCTAGAATAATTGTCGGTCTCTTTTATGTAGTAGCTGCGAGAAGAGTACTCTGTGAATTGTATCGTCACAATCTTTATGGGAAGAGTTACGTTTGGTTTTTCATCGGATGGTATGAGGACAATTGGTTCGAGGTGAATCTCGATAAGGAGAATATCGTTTGTACTAAGGAACAAATGAGACAAGCTGCTGAAGGTCATTTAACGACCGAGGCTCTCATGTGGAATCAAAATAACGATACGACTATCAGCGGTATGACGTCGGAAGATTTCAGACAAAGATTGAACAAAATGTTGAAGGACGATGGATATGAGATCGATAACAATCGGTATCCCGAAGGTTATCAGGAAGCTCCACTCGCGTACGACGCTGTTTGGTCTGTAGCATTAG cCTTTAACAAAACTATGGAGAAGTTAAGTAAACTCGGCAAGAGCTTGAAGAACTTTACCTACACCGACAAGGAAATCGCCGATGAGATTTATTCGGCTATCAACTCGACGCAATTTCTAGGAGTTTCC GGATACGTAGCTTTTAGTTCGCAAGGTGACAGGATTGCATTGACACAAATCGAGCAAGTAATCGATGGAAAGTACGTTAAGTTAGGATATTATGATACGCAAAGCGACAATCTTACATGGCGAAACATGGAGCGTTGGATAGGTGGAAAAGTACCTCAAGATAGAACGATAGTAAGGACGGTGCTAAGAACGGTATCACTGCCTTTATTCATATGTATGGGAACTATATCGTCTGTCGGGATTGTTATAGCTAttgtattgattatttttaacgtCTGGAATAGGCATCGAAG GGTGATTATGTCTTCTCATCCGGTATGTAACACGATCATGCTGGCGGGTGTGATAGCCTGTTTCATATCTGTATTTCTTCTTGGAATCGATGGCAGATTCGTTTCACCAGGTGAATATCCAGGAGTTTGTCAGGCGAGAGCCTGGATGTTATCCACCGGTTTTACTCTTGCGTTCGGTGCTATGTTCAGTAAAGTATGGCGAGTTCACAGACTCACTACTAAAACGAAAGCCGATCAGGCGAAG TTATTCATGGCTAAACAAAAAGTTTCGTCTATACAGAAGAAGATTCAACCGTGGAAGCTGTATACGATGGTAAGCGGATTATTGGCAATCGACATCGTACTGCTTAGCACATGGCAAGGGTTCCATCCTTTGCAAAGACAAATCGAGGTTTTCCCATTGGAATCACCTCCAACCGGAGACGACGATGCGAGAATAAGACCAGAATTAGAGCATTGCGAGAGCGAACATAATAGCATATGGCTGG GGATGATCTATGGTTACAAAGGTGTTATACTGGTCTTTGGATTATTCTTAGCATACGAAACGAGGAGTATCAAAGTGAAACAAATCAATGATTCTAGATACGTAGGCATGTCAATTTATAACGTAGTTGTATTATGCCTGATAACTGCCCCTGTTACAATGGTTATAGCCAGTCAACAAGATGCCAGTTTTGCTTTCGTAGCATTAgcaattatattttgttgCTTTCTCAGCATGGCGTTGATCTTTGTACCGAAGGTAATAGAAGTGATTAGACATCCTAGGGACAAGGCAGAATCAAAATATAATCCTGACGTAGGATTGTCAaaggaggacgaagaaaaatatcaaaaattattgagtGAGAATGATGAACTACAAAAACTCATTGCCGAG aaggaagagaaaataaagcttttgAAACAGAAGCTTGCCGAACGTGATGCATTGAAAGGAGGGGGTGGAAATATTGGAAAGGATTCCTTGATCGTAGCCGATTTTGTAACCGGCGAGGGAACTTCGGACAGTGCAATCGGTGGGGGTATTTCTGTTAATACAAGATCCTCGCGAGCTTCCGCTTCCGATTTTGAGTTGTCGGAATCGTATTTATAA
- the LOC127064290 gene encoding uncharacterized protein LOC127064290 translates to MALNLLKGVTSSSTKLVLRQINPPSSDSSTEMLNEIGTTDQAIGDVTAEIMITTIGKIPSEMYYLEDTASNIGTSISQTSVSRSVNDVIHTTIKSNITVTGYTARSVVFLILTIACLILLFLCCITACMISKTRKKSYFFSRNDIDCDPECNGLNRPLLRTEKVSDTTSKTSSSYLKK, encoded by the exons ATGGCACTTAATCTTTTAAAAGGTGTGACATCATCAAGCACCAAATTAGTTTTAAGACAAATCAATCCCCCATCTTCAGATTCCTCTACTGAAATGTTAAATGAAATTGGTACTACTGATCAGGCAATTGGA GATGTTACAGCAGAGATTATGATAACAACGATAGGAAAAATACCAAGCGAAATGTATTATCTAGAAGATACTGCATCAAACATAGGAACAAGTATAAGTCAAACAAGTGTATCCCGTTCCGTGAACGATGTTATTCATACCACGATAAAAAGCAATATTACTGTGACTGGATATACGGCTCGTTCCGTAGTGTTTCTTATATTAACCATCGCATGtttgattcttttatttctatgttGCATCACAGCATGTATGATatcaaaaacaagaaagaaaagctacTTTTTTAGTAGAAACGATATTGATTGTGATCCAGAATGTAATGGATTAAATCGGCCACTTCTTCGAACGGAAAAAGTGTCGGATACAACCAGTAAAACAAGTAGTAgctatttgaaaaaatga
- the LOC127064168 gene encoding gamma-aminobutyric acid type B receptor subunit 1 isoform X3 — protein sequence MLILMITILTVARTIIASLPPSDENDNVLHIGGIFPINGEGGWQGGQACMPAVNLALDDVNREKNLLPGFILKLHSNDSECEPGLGASVMYNLLYYKPHKLMLLAGCSTVCTTVAEAAKMWNLVVLCYGASSPALSDRNRFPTLFRTHPSATVHNPTRIKLLQKFGWSRVAILQQAEEVFISTVEDLEARCKEAGIEIVTRQSFLSDPSDAVRNLRRQDARIIVGLFYVVAARRVLCELYRHNLYGKSYVWFFIGWYEDNWFEVNLDKENIVCTKEQMRQAAEGHLTTEALMWNQNNDTTISGMTSEDFRQRLNKMLKDDGYEIDNNRYPEGYQEAPLAYDAVWSVALAFNKTMEKLSKLGKSLKNFTYTDKEIADEIYSAINSTQFLGVSGYVAFSSQGDRIALTQIEQVIDGKYVKLGYYDTQSDNLTWRNMERWIGGKVPQDRTIVRTVLRTVSLPLFICMGTISSVGIVIAIVLIIFNVWNRHRRVIMSSHPVCNTIMLAGVIACFISVFLLGIDGRFVSPGEYPGVCQARAWMLSTGFTLAFGAMFSKVWRVHRLTTKTKADQAKLFMAKQKVSSIQKKIQPWKLYTMVSGLLAIDIVLLSTWQGFHPLQRQIEVFPLESPPTGDDDARIRPELEHCESEHNSIWLGMIYGYKGVILVFGLFLAYETRSIKVKQINDSRYVGMSIYNVVVLCLITAPVTMVIASQQDASFAFVALAIIFCCFLSMALIFVPKVIEVIRHPRDKAESKYNPDVGLSKEDEEKYQKLLSENDELQKLIAEKEEKIKLLKQKLAERDALKGGGGNIGKDSLIVADFVTGEGTSDSAIDTDNIG from the exons ATGTTGATCCTAATGATCACCATTTTAACAGTAGCTCGTACGATCATCGCTTCGTTACCACCTTCTGATGAGAACGACAATGTCCTTCATATCGGTGGTATTTTCCCGATAAATGGAGAGGGTGGCTGGCAGGGTGGTCAG GCATGTATGCCAGCCGTGAATTTGGCATTAGATGACGTTAATCGTGAAAAGAATTTGTTGCCTGGTTTCATTCTGAAATTACACTCAAATGACAGCGAG TGCGAACCTGGCCTTGGTGCCTCGGTAATGTACAATTTGCTCTACTACAAGCCGCATAAACTGATGCTCTTGGCCGGATGTAGCACGGTTTGTACCACTGTTGCTGAAGCAGCAAAAATGTGGAACTTGGTTGTC CTATGTTATGGTGCCTCGTCGCCAGCTTTATCAGACAGGAATCGATTCCCGACTTTATTCAGGACACATCCATCCGCCACCGTGCATAACCCCACGAGAATCAAACTCCTACAAAAATTCGGCTGGTCGCGTGTTGCCATATTGCAGCAAGCCGAGGAAGTGTTCATTTCT ACAGTAGAAGATCTAGAAGCACGCTGTAAAGAAGCAGGAATAGAAATAGTCACACGTCAGAGCTTCCTCTCTGATCCTTCGGACGCTGTGAGGAATCTACGTAGACAAGATGCTAGAATAATTGTCGGTCTCTTTTATGTAGTAGCTGCGAGAAGAGTACTCTGTGAATTGTATCGTCACAATCTTTATGGGAAGAGTTACGTTTGGTTTTTCATCGGATGGTATGAGGACAATTGGTTCGAGGTGAATCTCGATAAGGAGAATATCGTTTGTACTAAGGAACAAATGAGACAAGCTGCTGAAGGTCATTTAACGACCGAGGCTCTCATGTGGAATCAAAATAACGATACGACTATCAGCGGTATGACGTCGGAAGATTTCAGACAAAGATTGAACAAAATGTTGAAGGACGATGGATATGAGATCGATAACAATCGGTATCCCGAAGGTTATCAGGAAGCTCCACTCGCGTACGACGCTGTTTGGTCTGTAGCATTAG cCTTTAACAAAACTATGGAGAAGTTAAGTAAACTCGGCAAGAGCTTGAAGAACTTTACCTACACCGACAAGGAAATCGCCGATGAGATTTATTCGGCTATCAACTCGACGCAATTTCTAGGAGTTTCC GGATACGTAGCTTTTAGTTCGCAAGGTGACAGGATTGCATTGACACAAATCGAGCAAGTAATCGATGGAAAGTACGTTAAGTTAGGATATTATGATACGCAAAGCGACAATCTTACATGGCGAAACATGGAGCGTTGGATAGGTGGAAAAGTACCTCAAGATAGAACGATAGTAAGGACGGTGCTAAGAACGGTATCACTGCCTTTATTCATATGTATGGGAACTATATCGTCTGTCGGGATTGTTATAGCTAttgtattgattatttttaacgtCTGGAATAGGCATCGAAG GGTGATTATGTCTTCTCATCCGGTATGTAACACGATCATGCTGGCGGGTGTGATAGCCTGTTTCATATCTGTATTTCTTCTTGGAATCGATGGCAGATTCGTTTCACCAGGTGAATATCCAGGAGTTTGTCAGGCGAGAGCCTGGATGTTATCCACCGGTTTTACTCTTGCGTTCGGTGCTATGTTCAGTAAAGTATGGCGAGTTCACAGACTCACTACTAAAACGAAAGCCGATCAGGCGAAG TTATTCATGGCTAAACAAAAAGTTTCGTCTATACAGAAGAAGATTCAACCGTGGAAGCTGTATACGATGGTAAGCGGATTATTGGCAATCGACATCGTACTGCTTAGCACATGGCAAGGGTTCCATCCTTTGCAAAGACAAATCGAGGTTTTCCCATTGGAATCACCTCCAACCGGAGACGACGATGCGAGAATAAGACCAGAATTAGAGCATTGCGAGAGCGAACATAATAGCATATGGCTGG GGATGATCTATGGTTACAAAGGTGTTATACTGGTCTTTGGATTATTCTTAGCATACGAAACGAGGAGTATCAAAGTGAAACAAATCAATGATTCTAGATACGTAGGCATGTCAATTTATAACGTAGTTGTATTATGCCTGATAACTGCCCCTGTTACAATGGTTATAGCCAGTCAACAAGATGCCAGTTTTGCTTTCGTAGCATTAgcaattatattttgttgCTTTCTCAGCATGGCGTTGATCTTTGTACCGAAGGTAATAGAAGTGATTAGACATCCTAGGGACAAGGCAGAATCAAAATATAATCCTGACGTAGGATTGTCAaaggaggacgaagaaaaatatcaaaaattattgagtGAGAATGATGAACTACAAAAACTCATTGCCGAG aaggaagagaaaataaagcttttgAAACAGAAGCTTGCCGAACGTGATGCATTGAAAGGAGGGGGTGGAAATATTGGAAAGGATTCCTTGATCGTAGCCGATTTTGTAACCGGCGAGGGAACTTCGGACAGTGCAATCG ATACGGACAACATCGGCTGA
- the LOC127064288 gene encoding nuclear pore complex protein Nup54-like: MSFGTGFGTSTSAPASSFSFGSTATAAPTPIKLGFGAPAFGFSTPTTSTSNLFGTPSTQTTGFGTGAGFGTPAATGFGTIPSTGFGTTPAFGTPATSGFGTGPTFGTTSASTTTGFGTPSTFGSTPASSTGFGVFGTATTTTSLGFGGFGGFGTTTTTSAPSLFSGFGTTNTVPSTSFSSSIGGFGGFGQKPTTTTAITGFGTQTTGNIFGSTGFTGFGTGIQTQQQQQQIQQQQQSSGISEALYNAVFNCQLYNDERDNTIARWNLIQALWGTGKAYYSVNAPPIDLDQENPLCRFKAIGYSRIPDADNNDGLVVLCFKKKEKNVTEGKQQLIAFLNGILGNKPNLTVMIDSIKSTGKNKSQVTIFISEKGVTGSSRKIPANELVAYLSQPMQKQQLVQNGVKDLFPFVKLDPTQLKEYLDNPPCSIDPRLWKQAQLDNPNPEMYIPVPMIGFQQVKYRLKCQKEETARHRAFLDMAAERIQGLQRQHTATQARLKEHRRILLELQHRVLQVLVRQEITRKVGLSLQPEEEVLTRRFEAMHSQISAPTQFKGRISEMLSQLRMRRHIDSQNQERYTMDPIAQDDIKTYLSMEQQGMAQLIDTINADLESLKIIKDGMSDLLLSHSIP, from the exons ATGTCATTCGGAACAGGCTTTGGAACATCCACATCAGCACCGGCTTCTTCCTTTAGTTTTGGTTCGACAGCAACTGCAGCTCCCACACCGATCAAGCTAG gATTTGGAGCTCCAGCTTTTGGATTCAGTACGCCAACGACTTCAACTTCTAATCTCTTTGGTACCCCGTCGACACAAACTACTGGATTTGGAACTGGTGCAGGATTTGGAACACCAGCAGCTACAGGTTTTGGCACTATACCAAGTACTGGTTTTGGAACAACACCAGCATTCGGTACTCCGGCTACCAGTGGTTTTGGTACAGGACCAACTTTTGGTACCACTTCGGCGTCTACAACTACTGGATTTGGGACTCCTTCAACGTTTGGCAGCACTCCTGCTTCTTCAACTGGTTTTGGTGTATTTGGTACAGCGACAACTACAACCTCATTAGGATTTGGCGGATTCGGCGGATTTGGAACTACAACTACAACCTCTGCACCAAGTTTATTTAGTGGATTTGGCACAACAAATACGGTCCCATCAACAAGTTTTTCTTCGTCTATAGGTGGTTTTGGTGGTTTTGGCCAGAAACCTACAACAACAACTGCCATCACAGGTTTTGGCACGCAAACAACAGGTAATATTTTCGGTTCCACTGGTTTTACTGGATTTGGAACTGGAATACAAacgcagcaacagcagcaacaaatacaacagcaacaacagtcTAGCGGTATTTCTGAAGCGCTTTATAATGCTGTGTTTAATTGTCAACTTTACAATGACGAACGAGATAATACAATCGCTAGATGGAATCTCATTCAAGCATTATGGGGTACTGGGAAGGCGTATTATTCGGTAAATGCACCGCCGATCGATTTAGATCAAGAAAATCCATTATGTAGGTTTAAGGCCATTGGCTATAGCCGTATTCCCGATGCAGATAATAATGATGGATTGGTTGTACtttgttttaaaaagaaagaaaaaaatgtaacagaAGGCAAACAACAATTAATTGCATTTTTAAACGGCATTCTTGGAAATAAACCTAACTTAACAGTGATGATTGATAGTATAAAGTCTacaggaaaaaataaaagtcaaGTGACTATCTTCATTTCTGAAAAAGGGGTAACTGGAAGTTCAAGAAAGATTCCTGCTAATGAATTGGTTGCTTATCTTTCTCAGCCTATGCAAAAACAGCAACTTGTACAAAATGGTGTAAAGGACTTATTTCCATTTGTTAAACTCGATCCTACTCaattgaaagaatatttaGATAATCCACCTTGTTCAATCGATCCACGATTGTGGAAACAGGCTCAATTGGACAATCCAAATCCTGAGATGTATATTCCTGTACCGATGATAGGCTTTCAGCAAGTGAAGTATAGACTGAAATGTCAAAAAGAAGAGACTGCTAGGCATAGAGCTTTTCTAGATATGGCTGCAGAAAGAATTCAAGGTTTACAAAGACAACATACTGCTACGCAAGCAAGGTTAAAGGAACACAGGAGAATATTATTAGAACTACAACACAGAGTATTACAG gTATTGGTACGTCAGGAAATTACGCGTAAGGTCGGTTTGTCATTACAACCAGAGGAAGAAGTTTTGACCCGTAGATTCGAAGCTATGCATTCTCAAATAAGTGCACCTACACAATTTAAAGGAAGAATCAGCGAAATGTTGTCTCAGCTAAGAATGAGACGACATATAGATAGCCAAAATCAAGAAAGATATACAATGGATCCAATAGCACAAGATGACATTAAAACG TATTTGAGCATGGAGCAACAGGGAATGGCTCAACTTATCGATACGATAAATGCCGACTTGGAAAgtctaaaaattattaaagacgGTATGTCAGATCTTCTACTGAGTCACAGTATACCCTGA
- the LOC127064168 gene encoding gamma-aminobutyric acid type B receptor subunit 1 isoform X2 — MLILMITILTVARTIIASLPPSDENDNVLHIGGIFPINGEGGWQGGQACMPAVNLALDDVNREKNLLPGFILKLHSNDSECEPGLGASVMYNLLYYKPHKLMLLAGCSTVCTTVAEAAKMWNLVVLCYGASSPALSDRNRFPTLFRTHPSATVHNPTRIKLLQKFGWSRVAILQQAEEVFISTVEDLEARCKEAGIEIVTRQSFLSDPSDAVRNLRRQDARIIVGLFYVVAARRVLCELYRHNLYGKSYVWFFIGWYEDNWFEVNLDKENIVCTKEQMRQAAEGHLTTEALMWNQNNDTTISGMTSEDFRQRLNKMLKDDGYEIDNNRYPEGYQEAPLAYDAVWSVALAFNKTMEKLSKLGKSLKNFTYTDKEIADEIYSAINSTQFLGVSGYVAFSSQGDRIALTQIEQVIDGKYVKLGYYDTQSDNLTWRNMERWIGGKVPQDRTIVRTVLRTVSLPLFICMGTISSVGIVIAIVLIIFNVWNRHRRVIMSSHPVCNTIMLAGVIACFISVFLLGIDGRFVSPGEYPGVCQARAWMLSTGFTLAFGAMFSKVWRVHRLTTKTKADQAKKKIQPWKLYTMVSGLLAIDIVLLSTWQGFHPLQRQIEVFPLESPPTGDDDARIRPELEHCESEHNSIWLGMIYGYKGVILVFGLFLAYETRSIKVKQINDSRYVGMSIYNVVVLCLITAPVTMVIASQQDASFAFVALAIIFCCFLSMALIFVPKVIEVIRHPRDKAESKYNPDVGLSKEDEEKYQKLLSENDELQKLIAEKEEKIKLLKQKLAERDALKGGGGNIGKDSLIVADFVTGEGTSDSAIGGGISVNTRSSRASASDFELSESYL; from the exons ATGTTGATCCTAATGATCACCATTTTAACAGTAGCTCGTACGATCATCGCTTCGTTACCACCTTCTGATGAGAACGACAATGTCCTTCATATCGGTGGTATTTTCCCGATAAATGGAGAGGGTGGCTGGCAGGGTGGTCAG GCATGTATGCCAGCCGTGAATTTGGCATTAGATGACGTTAATCGTGAAAAGAATTTGTTGCCTGGTTTCATTCTGAAATTACACTCAAATGACAGCGAG TGCGAACCTGGCCTTGGTGCCTCGGTAATGTACAATTTGCTCTACTACAAGCCGCATAAACTGATGCTCTTGGCCGGATGTAGCACGGTTTGTACCACTGTTGCTGAAGCAGCAAAAATGTGGAACTTGGTTGTC CTATGTTATGGTGCCTCGTCGCCAGCTTTATCAGACAGGAATCGATTCCCGACTTTATTCAGGACACATCCATCCGCCACCGTGCATAACCCCACGAGAATCAAACTCCTACAAAAATTCGGCTGGTCGCGTGTTGCCATATTGCAGCAAGCCGAGGAAGTGTTCATTTCT ACAGTAGAAGATCTAGAAGCACGCTGTAAAGAAGCAGGAATAGAAATAGTCACACGTCAGAGCTTCCTCTCTGATCCTTCGGACGCTGTGAGGAATCTACGTAGACAAGATGCTAGAATAATTGTCGGTCTCTTTTATGTAGTAGCTGCGAGAAGAGTACTCTGTGAATTGTATCGTCACAATCTTTATGGGAAGAGTTACGTTTGGTTTTTCATCGGATGGTATGAGGACAATTGGTTCGAGGTGAATCTCGATAAGGAGAATATCGTTTGTACTAAGGAACAAATGAGACAAGCTGCTGAAGGTCATTTAACGACCGAGGCTCTCATGTGGAATCAAAATAACGATACGACTATCAGCGGTATGACGTCGGAAGATTTCAGACAAAGATTGAACAAAATGTTGAAGGACGATGGATATGAGATCGATAACAATCGGTATCCCGAAGGTTATCAGGAAGCTCCACTCGCGTACGACGCTGTTTGGTCTGTAGCATTAG cCTTTAACAAAACTATGGAGAAGTTAAGTAAACTCGGCAAGAGCTTGAAGAACTTTACCTACACCGACAAGGAAATCGCCGATGAGATTTATTCGGCTATCAACTCGACGCAATTTCTAGGAGTTTCC GGATACGTAGCTTTTAGTTCGCAAGGTGACAGGATTGCATTGACACAAATCGAGCAAGTAATCGATGGAAAGTACGTTAAGTTAGGATATTATGATACGCAAAGCGACAATCTTACATGGCGAAACATGGAGCGTTGGATAGGTGGAAAAGTACCTCAAGATAGAACGATAGTAAGGACGGTGCTAAGAACGGTATCACTGCCTTTATTCATATGTATGGGAACTATATCGTCTGTCGGGATTGTTATAGCTAttgtattgattatttttaacgtCTGGAATAGGCATCGAAG GGTGATTATGTCTTCTCATCCGGTATGTAACACGATCATGCTGGCGGGTGTGATAGCCTGTTTCATATCTGTATTTCTTCTTGGAATCGATGGCAGATTCGTTTCACCAGGTGAATATCCAGGAGTTTGTCAGGCGAGAGCCTGGATGTTATCCACCGGTTTTACTCTTGCGTTCGGTGCTATGTTCAGTAAAGTATGGCGAGTTCACAGACTCACTACTAAAACGAAAGCCGATCAGGCGAAG AAGAAGATTCAACCGTGGAAGCTGTATACGATGGTAAGCGGATTATTGGCAATCGACATCGTACTGCTTAGCACATGGCAAGGGTTCCATCCTTTGCAAAGACAAATCGAGGTTTTCCCATTGGAATCACCTCCAACCGGAGACGACGATGCGAGAATAAGACCAGAATTAGAGCATTGCGAGAGCGAACATAATAGCATATGGCTGG GGATGATCTATGGTTACAAAGGTGTTATACTGGTCTTTGGATTATTCTTAGCATACGAAACGAGGAGTATCAAAGTGAAACAAATCAATGATTCTAGATACGTAGGCATGTCAATTTATAACGTAGTTGTATTATGCCTGATAACTGCCCCTGTTACAATGGTTATAGCCAGTCAACAAGATGCCAGTTTTGCTTTCGTAGCATTAgcaattatattttgttgCTTTCTCAGCATGGCGTTGATCTTTGTACCGAAGGTAATAGAAGTGATTAGACATCCTAGGGACAAGGCAGAATCAAAATATAATCCTGACGTAGGATTGTCAaaggaggacgaagaaaaatatcaaaaattattgagtGAGAATGATGAACTACAAAAACTCATTGCCGAG aaggaagagaaaataaagcttttgAAACAGAAGCTTGCCGAACGTGATGCATTGAAAGGAGGGGGTGGAAATATTGGAAAGGATTCCTTGATCGTAGCCGATTTTGTAACCGGCGAGGGAACTTCGGACAGTGCAATCGGTGGGGGTATTTCTGTTAATACAAGATCCTCGCGAGCTTCCGCTTCCGATTTTGAGTTGTCGGAATCGTATTTATAA